The genome window GTCTGGCCCTCGAGCCGGCTTCCGTCTTCGTTGACCATGCGCAAGCTGTCATCGCGCACTCCCGGTATCGCGCCCCCGTGCTCACGCGCGGCGTGCACGACGCCGGCGATCAAGGACGGGGACGGCGCCGGCCTCGCGGCGTCGTGGATCAGGACCGTGTCGATTGTGCCGTCGTCGATCCGGGCTGCGAGGTGCCGGAGCGCGTGCAGCTCCGACTCCTGGCGGGTCTGACCACCGTGAACGATCTCGATCTCCAGGTGGTCGAGTTCGCGATCGAGCACCCACTCCACGTGCTCGTGGTCCTGGGGCCGCACGACGAGTACGAGCACACCGACCTCCGCCGGCCTGGCCATGGCCTCCATCGCCCAGGAGACGACGCGGCGCCCGGCCACCGGGAGGAAGACCTTGTTGGTCGCGCTACCCACCCGCGTGCCCGCACCACTGGCCAGCACGACTCCAGCAGCGGTCGGTGAACTCACTCTCATCGCCTCTCGGTCACGATCGTCGGGACTCCATCGTAAACGTCACACCACCCTGTGAGGAGGGACGACATTCGGTCCCCGCCTCACCGGTGCACTGGGGTCAGACCGAGCCGCTCCGGCTCGTTCAGGATCGTTTGCAGAGCCTGCAGGGCACGAGCGGCGTCGGCTCCGTCCGCGATCCGGTGATCGACGGTCAGGCCGACCGTGCACGTGGTGCGAGCCTCGACGCCGCCGAGAACCGGCACGAGACGCGGGCCGACGCTGCCCAACGACAATGCCGTTCCCTGCGGAGGCGTCAGCAGTGCGTTGAAGGAGTCGATACCCAGCCCGCCCAAGTTCGAGACGGTGGAGGATGCCGTCGCCGACATCTCCTCGACGGTGAGCTTCCCACTGCGGGCACGCTGGACCAGATCGCGGATGCGTTGGTCGAGCTCGTCGACTCCTGCCACATCAGGCTCACCGAGCACCGGTGCCAGCAAACCCCGGTCGGTGTCCACGGCAAGCGCGATCGCGACAGACTCCAGCGGCTGAACGCCCTCATCAATCCATTGCGCGTTCAACACGGGCGAGTCCCGAAGGACGCATGCGAACGCCCTGGTGAGCACAGTCGTCCACGTGCGGCGTCCCCGGTGCGGCGCCACCACCCCGAGATCGAGGTCGCGGTAGACCGTGAACTGCGGGATCGCAGCAGAGGCCGTCATCTTGCGCGCGACGGCCGCGCGCATGCTGCGGCGTTTGCTCCTGGCAGCCTCGTCGTCGACCTTGCCCGCGCTGATCGCGACCGCTGCGTCGAGCTTCGAGCCGTTCGCCGAACTGGTTCCGCCGTTGAGCGGTGCGGCCTTCGCAGCGGCCGCCCGCTCCACGTCGACCACCCGCACAGTGCCACCGGCCCCGGTGCCTTCGACGGAATTCAGCTCCACCCCGAGCTTGCGGGCGCGGATCCGGGCGAGCGGCACCGCCCGCTTCGGGGCCCCCGACGGCTGTGTCGCCACAGCAGGTGCTGGCGCAGGTGTGCTCGGGGCGTCGTCGCCCTTGCTCGTGTCGGACTCCATGTCGGGTCCGTCGAGCAGTCCTTCGAGCAGATCGTCGGCGGTGCTCGCGATGTAGGCGATCGGATCGCCGACGGCGACGACCTGGTCGGGGTCGGCGACCAACCGGGTCAGGGTGCCCTCGGTCGGTGACTCGACCTCCATGTCGACCTTGTCGGTGGCCACCTCGCAGACCACGTCGCCGACCCGCACTTCGTCGTTGATCGACTTGTGCCAGACGACGAGGGTGCCTTCCTCCATCGTCATCGACATCTTCGGCATGACAAGCGGGATTTCGCGCATCACCACTCCTCTACGAGCTTCGTGGCCGCTGCGACGATGTCGGGGGTCTGCGGCACCGCCGCCTTCTCCAACTGCGGCGCATAGGGAATCGGGACGTCCAGTCCGCACAGCCGGCGGATCGGGGCCCGCAGGGCGCCGAAGGTGTCGGATTCGGTGATCAGCGCGGCGATCTCGGCCATGAATCCTCCGGTACGCGGGGCTTCCTGGACGAGCAGTGCTCTGCCGGTCGCGGCGATGGCCTGCAGAATGGTCGTTTCGTCGAGCGGCTTGAGCGTGCGCGGATCGACAACGGTGGCCTCCACGCCCGTGTCGTGCAACTGCTCTGCCGCTTCCAGGGCGCGCGAGACCATCACTCCGGTGGCCACGATCGTGATGTCCTTGCCATCACGCCGCACGGCGGCCTGCTGGAGGGGAACCCGTGCGGCGCCTTCGGAGACCGGACCGCTCTGCTTGTAAAGCAGCTTGTGCTCCAGGACGATCACGGGGTTCGGATCGTCGATGGCGCTGAGCAGCAAACCCTTGGCGTCGGCGGGCGTGGTCGGCATGACGACCTTCAGCCCGGGGATGTGGGTAAACCAGGACTCCAGGCTCTGGGAGTGCTGCGCAGCCGCTCCGGTACCGGAGCCACCCGGCGCGCGCAGGACCATCGGCACGTGCGCCGCCCCACCGAGCATGAAGTGAATCTTGGCGGCCTGGTTGGCGATCTGGTCCATCGCCTGAGCGGTGAAGTCAGAGAACTGGATCTCGACCACCGGCCGCATGCCGGCCATGGCGGCGCCGACCGAGGCCCCCACGATCCCCAGCTCGCTGATGGGTGTGTCGCGGACCCGGTCCTCGCCGAAGCGGTGCACCAGGTCGCCGGTAACGCCGAATGCGCCACCGTAGATGCCGACATCCTCGCCGAGCAGGAAGACCTGCTCGTCGGCCTGCATGGCCTCGGCGAGAGCCTCGCGCACCGCCTCGGCGTAGGTGAGTGTGCGTTCGTCGTCAGTTCGGCTGCCGGCTTCCCTGGCCGGTGCCTGCGGGGCTGCGGTCACGATGCTTTCCTTCCGGTTCAGCTCGCGTAGACGGCCGAGGTGAGCTCGTCGGCGGTCGCGTCGGGTGCCTTGTTCGCGGTGCGCACGGCGTCGCGGACCGCGTCGCGGGCACTGGCGCGGCAGGCTTCGATCTCGGCGTCGGTGAGCGTCTTCGCGTCGGCGATGACGGACTCGAAGGCGATGATCGGGTCCCGCTCACGCCACTGGTCGATTTCCTCGCGCGTGCGGTAGAGGTTCTTGTCGCTCTTGGAATGGCCCTTCCAGCGGTATGTGACGGCTTCGATCAGCGAGGGGCCGCCTCCGTCCCGGGCGCGGTCGACGGCCGCGGACACCGCTTCGTGGACGCCCTGGACGTCGTTTCCGTCGACCGTGACACCGGGCATCCCATAGGCGGCGGCCCGGTCTGCGAGATGCTCCACGCGGAAGGCTTTGCCGACCGACATCGACATCCCGTAGTGGTTGTTCTCGCAGACGAACACCACGGGGAGGTCCCAGATGGCGGCGAGGTTGACGCCCTCGTGCCAGGCGCCTTCGTTGACCGCACCGTCGCCGAAGAAGCTGACCGCCACCGCGGGTTCAGCACGCAGCTTCGCCGCCAGACCGGCGCCCGCCGCGATGGGGACACCGCCGGCGACGATGCCGTTGGCACCGAGGTTTCCGGTGGCGACGTCGGCGATGTGCATGGAACCGCCACGCCCCCGGCAGTAACCGGTTTCCTTGGCCATCAGCTCGGCCATCATCCGGTCCAGTGCGGCGCCGCGAGCGATGCAGTGGCCGTGGCCGCGGTGTGTGGAGGTGATGTAGTCGCCGTCGACCAGCGCCTCGCAGGCGCCGGCGGGAACGGCTTCCTGCCCGATCGACAGGTGCATGGTGCCGTGCATCAGACCCCGAGCGAACAGGTCGTCCACGGCTTCTTCGAAGCGGCGGATGCTCCACATCGTCGTGAGAACCCGCTGCGCGTTCTCGACGTTGGTGACCAGGTCTTTCATCGCACTACCCTTCAGGCCGACAGAGCGGCGGTCGTGGTGGGCACAGAACCGTTGGTCTCCCACAGCTCGGCCGGTGCCCGGGCGGCCAGGAGCTTGTCCTGCAGGCGGCGCAGGTGGGCGATCGTGGTGGTTTCGTCGAGCTCCACGTCCTCGGTGGTCAGCGGGGTGCCCGCTGCGACCGGGCGCAGCACGCGGGCCCCCGCGACCAGGCCGATGGGAACGAGCTGTTCGGCGGCGGCGACCGCGGCGTCGTCGGTGACACCGTGGACGGTTTCCCCACCGATGCCGTCGATGAGCTCGTCAGCGGCGAGGTCGCGCTTGGCCACCGCGACGACTTCAGCGGTCCACGTCGCCGGTGCCAGCGACGGCGTCCGGTCCAGAACGGCCTCGGCCACGCTCAACGGCGCTTCCACGCTCGCGAGGTGGTACGGCCGGTAGAACGCGTAATAGGGCCCCTCCCCCATCGACAGGTACTCCAGCTCGGCGGTGACCACCTCGTCCGGGCAGTACCCGATGACGAACACCCCGGGCGCCACCGGGCCCGTGCAGTAGTCGACCACACCCGAGTGCTTCAAAACGCCGCCGTCGCTCTGCGGCTTGAAGACCTTGGCCAGTCCTTCCACTGTCGAATGTGGACCCGTCATACCCCGCTGCGGCACGCGTAGACCGGTCGCATTGGCCAAGGCCGCCATTTCGATCATCGTTTTGGACCCGTCGACGAAGCTCGCCAACATCTTCGGGTTCATGTGCTTGGCCGCCGCCTGGACCGAGACCGAGTCGGGCGTCGCGGCGGGATTGAGCGGGTTGTTCTTGCCCTTGCCCGCGCACACGATCTCGAGCCCGAGATCGCGCACGTAGTCGACAAGCACCCGGCACTCAGAGGGCTCGTCGCCGCGACAGACCGTGTAGACACGGCCCATCTGCTGCGCCAGCGTCGAGAGCACGTATCCCACGGTGACGTCGCATTCGACGTTGAGCAGGGCGATGTCCTTGCCCGCCAGCAGACCGTTGAAGGCCACCGCTGCACCGACGTCGGGAACACCACTGGCGTCCACGATGATGTCGATGGGCAGGTCGACGAGATCGAGCGCGTCGGACACCACGACCGACCCACCGTCCTGCACGACCTGACCGGACGGGCCGGAGACCACGTCCTCGTATCCGGCGCGCCGGAGGGCGTCGAAGCCCCGCTGGGGCTGCACATCGGCGATCGCCGACATGTGCATCCCAGGGATCCGACTGACCTGCACGACGAAGCCGAGGCCCATCTGGCCGGCCCCCACCAGGCCGACCCGCACCGGGCGACCCAACTCCCGCTCTCGCCTCTTCAGACGTCCGACGTAGCTCATTGCCCGGTCCTCCCTGCCGCCCGTGACGCAAACCGGGCGGACGCATTTGCACATTTGTGTAAACGTACGCACTTTAGTGACTATGTAACTTGATAGCACGCTGCCCCCGCTAAGACAAGGGCTTTCGAGAAGTCCGCACGCACGGCCATTGCCGCCGTTTCCGGATAACGTTCATCGGCTGACAGCGGATTCGATGTCAGCTCAAAACAATTGTGTTTTTCCTATTCCGAAGCGATCTCCTGCGACACCGCAGCTCTCGCGGTCTCCGGCGTCGCGGCGATCAAGGCCCGCTTGGCGAGTTGACCGCACTCCGGCGCGGTCATGCGCGACAGCGCCCGACCGACCGCGGGCAGTGCCCTCGGGGTCATCGACAAGCTGGTCGCACCCAGTCCGACCAGCACAGGCGCCAGGATCGGGTCGGCCGCAGCCTCACCACACACACCGACCGGCTTCCCGCGTCGCCGGCCGGCTTCACCCACCGTTGCGATCAGTTCCAACAAGGCCGGCTGCCACGGATCGTTGAGTTCGGCCAGACCGCCGGACATCCTGTCGGCGGCGAACGTGTACTGCGCGAGATCGTTCGTTCCGATGCTGGCGAAATCCACGTGTTCCAGGATCCGATCAGCCTGCAAAGCCGCCGCCGGGACTTCGATCATCACACCTACCTTGCGGATTCCACGTTCCCGTGCCTTCGCGGAAAACCATTCCGCTTCAGTCGGCGTGGAGACCATCGGGGCCATGACCCAGACTTCCACCTCACTTCGCTCCTGAGCGTCCGCGATCGCCTGAAGCTGCACGTCCAGCAATTCGGGTTGCGCCACACTCACCCGAAGCCCTCGTACGCCGAGGGCGGGATTGGGGCTGGTGTCCTCGCGCACGAAGGCCAGCGGCTTGTCCGAGCCGGCGTCCAACGTTCGGATGACCACGCGCCCGCCGGTGAAGGCCTTCAGCACCTCCTCGTACACATGGCGTTGCTGTTCGGCATCGGGCGCACTCGTGCGGCCGTCGAACAGGAACTCGGTGCGCAACAGCCCCACCCCCGGTGCCCGGACATCCCGCGCGGTGGGGACCCCTGAGGGCTCTCCCAGGTTTGCCAGCAGCCCGATCGGGGTGCCGTCCGACAAGGTGCCCGCATAATCCAAGTGCTTCGGGCGAGCGCGCGGATTGGTCATCACCACCGACGAGTCGTCGGTGATCGTGACCTGCCCGCTGCCGCCGTCGAGAATGAGGCAGTTCCCGTCGGCCACTCCGTCGAGATCCCGGCACGCGACGACCGCCGGAATTCCCAGCGAGCGAGCCAGAATCGCGGTGTGGCTGGTGGGCCCGCCCTCGCGGGTGACGAAGCCCAGCACGAGATCGGCGTCGAGCGTGGCCGTGTCGGCGGGGGCGAGATCGTCGGCCACGAGGATCGACGGGGCGGCGAGCTCCGGAACACCCGGCAGCGGAACCCCGGTCAGATCCGAGATCAGACGGTCGCGGATGTCGCGCACGTCCGCCACGCGTTCGGCGAAGTAACCGCCGCTGGCTTCCAACGCCGCGCAGAACTCCTCCGCGGCCTCCCACACCGCACGTTCGGCTCGCAAGCCGCTGTCGACGCGTTCCCTCGCCTTGGTGCGCAACGTCGGATCCTTGGCCATGAGCACGGCGGTGGTCAGCACCTCGGCAGCGCTTCCCTCGGCGCGCTCAGCGCGGTTCTCGATCTCCGCGGCCACGCGTTCGGTCGCCGAATCGAGCCGGACCGCCTCGGAAGCCGGATCAGCACCGCCCTCTACAACTGGGGCGACCGCCTTTCCGGACACCACGACCACAGCTGGTCCCTGAGCGCTGCCCGCGCTGACACCCACACCCTGTACACGCTTTTCCATGACGTCCTTCCTGATGTCGAGGTCAATGCGGGACGGGCTTCGACGACACCCGCAACTGCGAGTAGCGCTCAATGGCGTCCTCGGTCGCGCGCCGGACCGCCCTGCTCGGCGCTCTGCCGCCGGCGCCGGCCAGCGGCCCGATCAATTGCGGCAACTCGTGGAAGCGCGCGAACACCGAGGCTCCCGCCATCCCCACCGCCCGATGGACGAGGCTGGAGCGACGGTCGATGACGAGCAGGACGATGGCGCCGCGCACCTTTCCCTTGGCTCGGCCGCTGACCAGAATCCGGCCGTCCTGCCGTTCCTGTGTGACGAGCGTGTTGACCTTTTGCTGGTAAGCACGCTGCTGCACCCAGGCCAGGCCCGTCGACACGACGATCATCACGGCAACACCGATGAGAGCCCAGGACATGGCGTCACACCTTCGCTGCGACGGCCTGGAGTACCAGCCGCGCCCCTGCTTCCACGGCGCCGATCTCACCTCGACCGTGCACCGCCCCGGGTAGCAACTTCGTGTCCGAATCCGGGTTGAGGTGGATGACGACATGCCCCAATGTGCGGAGGTTCTCCGTGGCGCGCTCACCGACCTCGGTCAGTTCGACGCGCTGGTCGCCGAGCCACAGGGTGTCTCCGGCGCGCAACTCGTTCACCAGCGGCGTGCTCGGGGAGTGCACGACGCTGACGCTTTCGAGGGCATCGGGAATGGGGTCGGCGTAGAGGATCAGTACGCCGCCCGCGATCAAGTCGGCGGCCTCCTCGCCGACTCGCAGAATCGTGCTTTCGTAGTAGTCGTTGCCCATGTCGGTGTCCTGCCTTTCAGAGAAGTGATGGTCTTTCACAGCCCGAAGCTCGCCGCCCACGCGATGATCACCGCGGCCGGTGCGGTGATCATTCGGCTGATCAGCACGGCAGGCGTTCCCACCGCGACGGTCTCGGACTTGGCCTCACCCAGCGCGAGGCCGACTGGGACGAAGTCGCATCCCGCCTGGCCGTTGATGGCGAACAGGGTGGGCAGGGCGTACTGGACGGGGATCGCGCCGATCGCGATCTGGCTGCCCATGAGCGTCCCGATTACCTGCGCGATCGCGGCGCCAGGGCCGAGGACTGGTGACAGGAACGGCAACGCCGTCACGGCGCCGATGGCCACCAGGCCGACCGGGTTGGTGGCCACCGGTGCCAGGACCTGGCCGACGGCGTGGGCCACGCCGGTGTAGTGCACGAAGCCCAGCAGGAGGCTGACGTAGGCCATGAACGGAAGGATGGTCTGCAACACCAGCGTGATCGTTTGCCGCCCTGCCGCGATGAGGGTGTTGATCGCGGCCCCGACTCCGGTGCTGAAGGAGACGAACACTCCAGTTCCGGCATTTAGCCATCCCCGCCGGGATCCCTTGTCCGCGCTGTCCATGGGGCTTGCCGGAGACGGCGGTGTGGCCTTCGCCTGCTCCGCAGAGCGATCCGGAACCGGCTCTTCCGGCGTGGAGTCGCCGTCCGCGTCGCACGGCACGATCTCGTTGAGCCCCACCGCTGACACGAACACGTCCTCGGTGATGAACTGGGCGAGCGGGCCGCTGGGTCCGCCCGGATACACGTCGACAGTGGGGATCTTCTTGCGGGGATAGATCCCGATGCGCGCGGTACCGCCGCAATTGATCACCGCGCACAGCACTTCGTCGTCGGGCACGTTCTCGGTGAACGCATCCACCGGCTCGGCGCCCGTGAGCTCGGCGATGCGTGCGGCGACGGGGTGGATTCCGCCGCCTGTGACGGAGAGGACCTTGTTGCGCGTTTCGGTGGGTCGCAGGACCCATCCGGTGCCCCAGCCGGCAGAGCCCGGCCGGACCGACACTGCCGCGTGCTTGCGGTTCTCCTGAGTCGTCATGTCAGTGCTCCTTGGCGAGTCCGGCGACGGGGGCACTGCTGAACTCCTCATCAAAGCGGCGGAATTCCTCGGTCCGACCGGTTCGCTTGATCATG of Saccharopolyspora erythraea contains these proteins:
- a CDS encoding NAD(P)H-dependent oxidoreductase, with translation MSYVGRLKRRERELGRPVRVGLVGAGQMGLGFVVQVSRIPGMHMSAIADVQPQRGFDALRRAGYEDVVSGPSGQVVQDGGSVVVSDALDLVDLPIDIIVDASGVPDVGAAVAFNGLLAGKDIALLNVECDVTVGYVLSTLAQQMGRVYTVCRGDEPSECRVLVDYVRDLGLEIVCAGKGKNNPLNPAATPDSVSVQAAAKHMNPKMLASFVDGSKTMIEMAALANATGLRVPQRGMTGPHSTVEGLAKVFKPQSDGGVLKHSGVVDYCTGPVAPGVFVIGYCPDEVVTAELEYLSMGEGPYYAFYRPYHLASVEAPLSVAEAVLDRTPSLAPATWTAEVVAVAKRDLAADELIDGIGGETVHGVTDDAAVAAAEQLVPIGLVAGARVLRPVAAGTPLTTEDVELDETTTIAHLRRLQDKLLAARAPAELWETNGSVPTTTAALSA
- a CDS encoding transcriptional regulator GutM, whose translation is MSWALIGVAVMIVVSTGLAWVQQRAYQQKVNTLVTQERQDGRILVSGRAKGKVRGAIVLLVIDRRSSLVHRAVGMAGASVFARFHELPQLIGPLAGAGGRAPSRAVRRATEDAIERYSQLRVSSKPVPH
- a CDS encoding alpha-ketoacid dehydrogenase subunit beta, coding for MTAAPQAPAREAGSRTDDERTLTYAEAVREALAEAMQADEQVFLLGEDVGIYGGAFGVTGDLVHRFGEDRVRDTPISELGIVGASVGAAMAGMRPVVEIQFSDFTAQAMDQIANQAAKIHFMLGGAAHVPMVLRAPGGSGTGAAAQHSQSLESWFTHIPGLKVVMPTTPADAKGLLLSAIDDPNPVIVLEHKLLYKQSGPVSEGAARVPLQQAAVRRDGKDITIVATGVMVSRALEAAEQLHDTGVEATVVDPRTLKPLDETTILQAIAATGRALLVQEAPRTGGFMAEIAALITESDTFGALRAPIRRLCGLDVPIPYAPQLEKAAVPQTPDIVAAATKLVEEW
- a CDS encoding thiamine pyrophosphate-dependent dehydrogenase E1 component subunit alpha — translated: MKDLVTNVENAQRVLTTMWSIRRFEEAVDDLFARGLMHGTMHLSIGQEAVPAGACEALVDGDYITSTHRGHGHCIARGAALDRMMAELMAKETGYCRGRGGSMHIADVATGNLGANGIVAGGVPIAAGAGLAAKLRAEPAVAVSFFGDGAVNEGAWHEGVNLAAIWDLPVVFVCENNHYGMSMSVGKAFRVEHLADRAAAYGMPGVTVDGNDVQGVHEAVSAAVDRARDGGGPSLIEAVTYRWKGHSKSDKNLYRTREEIDQWRERDPIIAFESVIADAKTLTDAEIEACRASARDAVRDAVRTANKAPDATADELTSAVYAS
- a CDS encoding IspD/TarI family cytidylyltransferase; the protein is MRVSSPTAAGVVLASGAGTRVGSATNKVFLPVAGRRVVSWAMEAMARPAEVGVLVLVVRPQDHEHVEWVLDRELDHLEIEIVHGGQTRQESELHALRHLAARIDDGTIDTVLIHDAARPAPSPSLIAGVVHAAREHGGAIPGVRDDSLRMVNEDGSRLEGQTPAGLIRVQTPQGFRARPLLDAYEKAAREEFVGTDTASCMENFSDLPVQWIAGEGTNIKITYPDDLVLAEQLLTELNSHD
- the ptsP gene encoding phosphoenolpyruvate--protein phosphotransferase — encoded protein: MEKRVQGVGVSAGSAQGPAVVVVSGKAVAPVVEGGADPASEAVRLDSATERVAAEIENRAERAEGSAAEVLTTAVLMAKDPTLRTKARERVDSGLRAERAVWEAAEEFCAALEASGGYFAERVADVRDIRDRLISDLTGVPLPGVPELAAPSILVADDLAPADTATLDADLVLGFVTREGGPTSHTAILARSLGIPAVVACRDLDGVADGNCLILDGGSGQVTITDDSSVVMTNPRARPKHLDYAGTLSDGTPIGLLANLGEPSGVPTARDVRAPGVGLLRTEFLFDGRTSAPDAEQQRHVYEEVLKAFTGGRVVIRTLDAGSDKPLAFVREDTSPNPALGVRGLRVSVAQPELLDVQLQAIADAQERSEVEVWVMAPMVSTPTEAEWFSAKARERGIRKVGVMIEVPAAALQADRILEHVDFASIGTNDLAQYTFAADRMSGGLAELNDPWQPALLELIATVGEAGRRRGKPVGVCGEAAADPILAPVLVGLGATSLSMTPRALPAVGRALSRMTAPECGQLAKRALIAATPETARAAVSQEIASE
- a CDS encoding PTS glucitol/sorbitol transporter subunit IIA encodes the protein MGNDYYESTILRVGEEAADLIAGGVLILYADPIPDALESVSVVHSPSTPLVNELRAGDTLWLGDQRVELTEVGERATENLRTLGHVVIHLNPDSDTKLLPGAVHGRGEIGAVEAGARLVLQAVAAKV
- a CDS encoding dihydrolipoamide acetyltransferase family protein; the encoded protein is MRTGRPDSLCAAVGEGGGAADPRHRRSGHEARRGVVMREIPLVMPKMSMTMEEGTLVVWHKSINDEVRVGDVVCEVATDKVDMEVESPTEGTLTRLVADPDQVVAVGDPIAYIASTADDLLEGLLDGPDMESDTSKGDDAPSTPAPAPAVATQPSGAPKRAVPLARIRARKLGVELNSVEGTGAGGTVRVVDVERAAAAKAAPLNGGTSSANGSKLDAAVAISAGKVDDEAARSKRRSMRAAVARKMTASAAIPQFTVYRDLDLGVVAPHRGRRTWTTVLTRAFACVLRDSPVLNAQWIDEGVQPLESVAIALAVDTDRGLLAPVLGEPDVAGVDELDQRIRDLVQRARSGKLTVEEMSATASSTVSNLGGLGIDSFNALLTPPQGTALSLGSVGPRLVPVLGGVEARTTCTVGLTVDHRIADGADAARALQALQTILNEPERLGLTPVHR
- the srlE gene encoding PTS glucitol/sorbitol transporter subunit IIB; its protein translation is MTTQENRKHAAVSVRPGSAGWGTGWVLRPTETRNKVLSVTGGGIHPVAARIAELTGAEPVDAFTENVPDDEVLCAVINCGGTARIGIYPRKKIPTVDVYPGGPSGPLAQFITEDVFVSAVGLNEIVPCDADGDSTPEEPVPDRSAEQAKATPPSPASPMDSADKGSRRGWLNAGTGVFVSFSTGVGAAINTLIAAGRQTITLVLQTILPFMAYVSLLLGFVHYTGVAHAVGQVLAPVATNPVGLVAIGAVTALPFLSPVLGPGAAIAQVIGTLMGSQIAIGAIPVQYALPTLFAINGQAGCDFVPVGLALGEAKSETVAVGTPAVLISRMITAPAAVIIAWAASFGL